Proteins encoded in a region of the Poecile atricapillus isolate bPoeAtr1 chromosome 26, bPoeAtr1.hap1, whole genome shotgun sequence genome:
- the LOC131588608 gene encoding zinc finger protein 239-like, with protein MEDEEEKPQRSRTRRGCKPSPGSCEEERSPQHQEHGQRSNRSSELGKKPHKCLECGKGFRKSSHLIEHQRIHTGEKPYECGECGKSFSHSSSLCKHQMIHTGVKPNECGKCGKSFRDISDLMRHQVIHTGERPYTCLECGKSFGRSSTLRKHQRIHTGERPYECPECGKRFQTSSNVLLHERIHTEERPFRCPDCGKGFKHNSTLTVHRRIHSGERPYECPQCGKSFSQSSNLTQHQRRHH; from the coding sequence ATGGAAGACGAagaggaaaagccccagagatcccgcacgaggaggggctgcaaacccagcccagggagctgcgaggaggaaagatccccccagcaccaggaacacggccagagatccaaccggagctcagagctggggaagaagccccacaagtgcttggaatgtgggaagggcttcagaaagAGCTCCCACCTGATTGagcaccagaggatccacactggggaaaagccctacgagtgtggggaatgtgggaagagcttcagccacagctccagcctgtgcaaacaccagatgatccacactggggtaAAGCCCaatgagtgtgggaaatgtgggaagagcttcagagataTCTCTGACCTGATGagacaccaggtgatccacacgggggaacggccctacacctgcttggaatgtgggaagagctttgggcgGAGCTCCACCCTGAGAAaacaccagcgcatccacactggggagaggccctacgagtgtcccgagtgtgggaagaggtttcagaccagctccaatGTCCTCctacatgagcggattcacacagaggagaggcccttccgctgccccgactgcgggaagggcttcaagcacaactccaccctcaccgtccaccggcgcatccacagtggggagaggccctacgagtgtccccagtgtgggaagagcttctcacagagctcTAACTTAAcccaacaccaacggaggcaccacTAA